The Brassica oleracea var. oleracea cultivar TO1000 chromosome C6, BOL, whole genome shotgun sequence genome includes a region encoding these proteins:
- the LOC106300912 gene encoding DNA ligase 1 gives MPSIVIARNQASGQNLVDSTKLARIVNDSKTALPKEKKDKKERRKHKTEKREKSHRHSSKKSSKSPGVSEKSGVTEELEGPQNHLGYLSDGSQNSNKRKRDVSPPAVESLIQVVPVAGKPLRIRLTFKKPKVESPLPQEDVVSCSTSGSESLNPARSTVCEPELNIPSTSEALIEETKKICEPEVNVPSTSEAAIAGEVKKRRKHKPTKEDRYNALFDDWTPISTTAMEVDSSSKDDDDWLFGGSRTKERRNCKAANKIDEDVRTSSDSSWPKAQFLSQVGIYSLPYTVPF, from the exons ATGCCATCGATTGTGATTGCGAGGAACCAGGCGAGCGGTCAGAACTTGGTCGATTCGACTAAG CTCGCAAGAATCGTAAATGATTCCAAAACGGCTCTCCCTAAAGAGAAGAAGGATAAGAAGGAGAGGAGAAAACACAAGACAGAAAAGCGTGAGAAATCTCACAGACATTCTTCTAAAAAGTCCAGTAAGTCCCCAGGCGTGTCTGAGAAGAGTGGTGTGACCGAGGAGCTCGAGGGACCTCAAAACCACCTCGGTTATCTGTCTGATGGAAGCCAGAATAGTAACAAGAGGAAAAGAGATGTCTCTCCTCCGGCTGTTGAGAGTCTCATCCAAG TTGTGCCTGTAGCAGGTAAGCCTCTACGTATTCGTTTGACCTTCAAAAAACCCAAGGTTGAAAGTCCTTTGCCCCAAGAAGATGTTGTTTCCTGCTCCACTTCCGGTTCTGAGTCTCTCAATCCGGCACGCTCCACTGTATGTGAGCCTGAGCTGAATATTCCCTCAACATCTGAGGCCTTAATAGAAGAAACAAAGAAGATATGTGAGCCTGAAGTGAATGTCCCCTCAACATCAGAAGCTGCAATAGCTGGTGAAGTAAAGAAGAGAAGGAAACACAAGCCGACCAAAGAAGACCGATACAATGCATTGTTTGATGATTGGACTCCAATTTCCACCACTGCCATGGAGGTTGATTCTTCCTCTAAGGACGATGACGACTGGCTATTTGGTGGGAGCAGGACGAAAGAGAGAAGAAACTGCAAAGCAGCAAACAAGATTGATGAAGACGTGCGCACATCTAGTGATTCGTCTTGGCCTAAAGCTCAGTTTCTGTCTCAAGTCGGGATCTATTCTTTACCGTACACCGTCCCGTTCTAG
- the LOC106298154 gene encoding uncharacterized protein LOC106298154, with amino-acid sequence MVNLPPVGSSANLFPWICWGLWINRNLRTFENKQTPPPEILSCAIALLQEWAAQPQASDRSRSLPSQLPPTQISSLSTIICNTDATWNKDTGNQGWLGSSPPPPVEKSLEVAPISSTPPPRSWRKLWRSLEFYPTLKRQSLLLSISFTHPLFLEFQMGMQTHGPRALFVTNYLCWVQVHTNLFLSN; translated from the exons ATGGTAAACCTCCCACCTGTCGGATCCTCTGCTAATCTCTTCCCTTGGATTTGCTGGGGCCTATGGATCAACCGTAACCTTCGCACCTTCGAAAACAAGCAGACGCCACCGCCGGAAATCCTCTCGTGCGCCATCGCACTCCTGCAGGAGTGGGCAGCACAGCCCCAAGCTAGCGACCGATCGAGATCACTCCCATCACAGCTACCACCGACACAAATCTCGTCACTGTCGACCATCATCTGCAACACCGATGCGACATGGAATAAGGATACAGGGAATCAGGGCTGGCTTGGATCTTCACCTCCCCCACCGGTCGAGAAATCACTCGAGGTTGCTCCTATCAGCTCCACGCCTCCTCCCCGCTCATGGCGGAAGCTTTGGCGATC TTTGGAGTTTTATCCGACATTGAAACGGCAATCCCTTCTTCTTTCGATTTCTTTCACGCATCCTTTGTTTCTAGAGTTTCAAATGGGCATGCAGACTCATGGGCCAAGGGCTCTCTTTGTAACAAATTATCTGTGTTGGGTTCAGGTCCACACTAACCTTTTCCTTTCTAATTAA
- the LOC106299411 gene encoding GDSL esterase/lipase EXL2 — translation MIHRATMKRHITSSSRLCMCVLFMVLLSETITNALVKLPANKTIPAIIVFGDSIVDAGNNDDITTTLARCNYPPYGIDFDGGIPTGRFSNGKVPTDFIAEELGIKPIVPAYRDPTLKPEDLLTGVTFASGGAGYVPFTSQLSGGISLSQQLKLFEEYIEKLNEMVGEERTKFIIQNSLFMVICGSNDIANTYFALASVQRQYNVDSFTTLMADKAQSFAQKLHEYGARRIQVFGVPPLGCVPSQRTVAGGPTRSCVGRFNDATKLYNAKLSANLDSLSRNLRENTLIYIDIYDSLLEIILDPQQYGFQVVDRGCCGTGLIEVAVLCNNYTADICPNRHDYVFWDSFHPTEKTYKIMTGKYFERVLNKIF, via the exons ATGATACATAGAGCAACAATGAAAAGACACATTACTTCTTCTTCGAGACTTTGTATGTGTGTTCTCTTTATGGTGTTGTTATCTGAGACAATCACAAATGCTTTGGTGAAACTGCCGGCAAACAAAACGATTCCGGCAATAATAGTGTTTGGAGATTCAATTGTTGATGCCGGAAATAACGATGACATTACGACAACGTTGGCTAGATGCAATTATCCTCCTTATGGAATTGATTTTGACGGTGGAATCCCTACCGGAAGGTTTTCCAACGGCAAAGTTCCAACTGATTTTATAG CGGAAGAACTGGGAATTAAACCAATTGTACCGGCATATCGAGATCCGACTTTGAAACCGGAAGATCTCTTAACCGGTGTAACATTTGCGTCGGGTGGGGCTGGTTACGTTCCTTTCACAAGCCAACTATCG GGAGGAATATCACTATCACAGCAACTGAAATTGTTCGAAGAATATATAGAGAAACTAAACGAAATGGTTGGGGAAGAGAGGACAAAGTTCATAATACAAAATAGTTTGTTCATGGTTATATGTGGTAGTAATGATATAGCCAATACATACTTTGCCCTTGCTTCTGTGCAACGCCAATACAACGTCGATTCCTTTACCACTCTTATGGCTGACAAGGCTCAATCTTTTGCTCAA AAATTACATGAATATGGAGCGAGAAGAATACAAGTATTCGGGGTGCCGCCACTAGGATGTGTGCCTTCACAGAGAACTGTGGCAGGAGGACCAACTAGGAGTTGTGTTGGAAGGTTCAATGATGCAACAAAGCTCTACAATGCTAAGCTTTCTGCAAATTTGGATTCTTTGTCAAGAAATTTACGTGAAAATACATTAATTTACATCGATATATATGATTCTCTTCTTGAAATCATTCTAGATCCTCAACAGTATG GATTTCAAGTGGTTGATAGAGGGTGTTGTGGAACCGGACTAATTGAAGTTGCTGTGTTGTGTAACAATTACACTGCTGACATATGTCCGAATAGACATGATTATGTGTTTTGGGATAGTTTTCATCCCACTGAGAAGACGTACAAGATTATGACCGGAAAATATTTTGAAAGAGTTCTCAACAAGATATTTTAG